The following is a genomic window from Amycolatopsis sp. BJA-103.
ATGACCGAGCTGCAGCGTGTCCCGGACCTGATGCAGCGCTACGGCCTGATCGACAAGCCCCTGCAGATGTCCGAGCTGATCATCCCTCCCCCGCCGCCCGGCACGTAGCCGCACCTGGTGAACGCCGAGCCATCGGCCGCGCACCGTACGTCCGTCACCAATCCCCGGATCCCGCGAGCAGGAAAGCACCCGTCACGATGCCTGACCACACCAGTCACCCCGACGCTCCCGTGACGCGCGGCGGCGGCCACGCCTGGCCGATCGTGTCGCTGGCCGAGGCCCGGGTGGCGCTGGCCGGGGACTGTCAGCACGCCGAGTCCAACGCCGTGGCGTCGGTTCTCCGCTGCCGCCGGCCGGGGTTCTGGGCGACGATCGCGGCCGAGTACCGCATCCGGAACCGGGTGATCGCCAGGGCTCTGCAGGCGGGCATCGGCCAGTTCGTCGCCCTTCGTCCCGATCTCCCGCCGCTGCGGCTGGTGCACGAACTTCTCCCGCCCGGCAGGGGCTGCCGAACGCTCTATCTGCTCGACGAGAACGAACCCGCGGTCCGGACCCGGATCGTCACGACCTACAGCCTCACCCTCGACGTCGCGTGGCTCTCCTCCACTCCCGGGATCGAACAATGCCTGCGCACAGCCCACGGCATCGACGCGATCACCCTGACCGAACCGGTCTGTGTGCTGGGATCGACCGCGCTGCAGCACACCCGTGACCCGCAGGCCCTGCTGGACGGCCTGTGGAACGTCCTGCCTCCCGGAAGCTGGATCGCGGTCCACCAGGCACTCCCGCTCACCTCGGACACGCCGACGGAAGCCGGCCACCCGCCCGCCTGCGCCGTGTTCGAGCGTCACACACGGGCACCCCTGATTCTGCGCACCGCCACCGAACTCGACGCCCTCTTCGAGCATCCCCATCCCTGGGACCTAGCGACAGCCGGACGGGCTCAGAACCTCGGCACGCAGGATCACGGGCCGCCACTGTCCACAACGGACCCATCGTCGGCGTTGATCACGCGGGTAGCCGTCCGTCCGCCCCGCACCCGGTCCCGCGGACCGGTTCCGGCACACAGGAGCACACCCACCTCATGACCACTTCGCCTGACCCGTATTTCTTGACACCGCACGGGACCGTGCCGGACCAGGCAGCCGAAGTCGATGCGGCGACCGTCGCCCGCGTCAACGGCGTCCTCCTCGACAAGGCCCTCAACGTGGACACCGAAATGGGGATCTACCTCGTCGACCGGGCCCTGGCGGCGAGGATCGACGCCGACGTCCCCGGCTACACCTGGTGCCTGGCCGCGCAGCGGCTGTTCCTCGACAAGGCCCTGAAGGTCGCCGCGAAGGACACAGGCATCGACCAGTTCGTCGTCCTGCGCGCCGGGTTGCCCCTCGGCCCGGACGAGCACACAGAACACACCCTCGCCCAGGCCCACATCGACGCCCCCACCACGGTGCTGGTGGCCCGCGAGAACATCCCGTTCGCCCAGCAGGTCCTCGTGCTGGAAAGGCAAGAGCAGCAACGGGCCGCGGCGGTCCTGGCCGCGGTCCACGACGTCCACCGCCCGCTGCACGCAGTACACAAGCCCGGGAACTGGTCGCTGGACCTCGGGAAGGCGGTAGGCCTCACGATGATCGGCGACCCGTCACACTGGCCCGGTGACGTCACCGCCCTGATCCGCGCCTACCACCACGAACTCCCCGTCGGAAGCGTGATCATCGTCAGCGCCCTCGGCTCCGCCTCCGCGGGCACC
Proteins encoded in this region:
- a CDS encoding SAM-dependent methyltransferase, producing the protein MPDHTSHPDAPVTRGGGHAWPIVSLAEARVALAGDCQHAESNAVASVLRCRRPGFWATIAAEYRIRNRVIARALQAGIGQFVALRPDLPPLRLVHELLPPGRGCRTLYLLDENEPAVRTRIVTTYSLTLDVAWLSSTPGIEQCLRTAHGIDAITLTEPVCVLGSTALQHTRDPQALLDGLWNVLPPGSWIAVHQALPLTSDTPTEAGHPPACAVFERHTRAPLILRTATELDALFEHPHPWDLATAGRAQNLGTQDHGPPLSTTDPSSALITRVAVRPPRTRSRGPVPAHRSTPTS
- a CDS encoding SAM-dependent methyltransferase; the encoded protein is MTTSPDPYFLTPHGTVPDQAAEVDAATVARVNGVLLDKALNVDTEMGIYLVDRALAARIDADVPGYTWCLAAQRLFLDKALKVAAKDTGIDQFVVLRAGLPLGPDEHTEHTLAQAHIDAPTTVLVARENIPFAQQVLVLERQEQQRAAAVLAAVHDVHRPLHAVHKPGNWSLDLGKAVGLTMIGDPSHWPGDVTALIRAYHHELPVGSVIIVSALGSASAGTAAAAALDDLARYLAKTPEPTVTPRSLPEVEGWFEGWQLESPGVAPVSHWAGPPPDGLAGAELPVWCAIATKTAT